The following nucleotide sequence is from Streptomyces sp. NBC_00239.
CGAGAAGGTCCCGCCACCCATGAGCACCCAGTCCCCCGCCGCCCCGGCCGCCGGGCACAGGAACGAGACGGTCATCGTCTTCGCCCTGAGCCTCGCCGCCATGGTCGTGTCGATGATGCAGACGCTGCCCGTCCCGATCCTCGGCCTGATCCGCAACGACCTCGGCACCACGACGGCCAACGTCAGCTGGGTGACCACCGCCACCCTGCTGTCGGCGGCCGTCTTCACCCCGCTGCTCGGCCGCTTCGGCGACCAGCACGGCAAGAAGCCGACCCTGGTCGCCGTCCTCGGCGTCATGGTCGTGGGTTCGGTCGTCGCGGCGCTCGCCACCTCGCTGCCGCTGCTGATCCTGGGCCGGGTGCTCCAGGGCGCCGCGACCGCGATCTTCCCGCTGGCCCTGTCCGTGCTGCGCGAAGAGGTCCGGCCGCAGAAGCTTCCGGGAGCGATGGCGCTGGTCAGCGGCACGCTCGCGTTCGGCAGCGGCCTGGCGCTGGTCGCCACCGGCCTGCTCACCTCCGGCTCGGGCGCCGACTACCGCAACGCGTTCTGGATGGCGACCGGCTTCGCCGCCGTCGCCCTGATCGCCGTCGTCGCGCTCGTCCCCGCCACCCGGCACAAGACGGGCGGCCGCACCGACTTCCTGGGCGCCTTGACCCTCGGCATCGCCCTGCTGCTGCTCCTGCTGCCGATCTCCCAGGGCCACGAGTGGGGCTGGGCCTCCGGTCGTACGCTGGGCAGCTTCGCCGGCGCCGCCGTCATGACCGCCGTCTGGGTCCTCGTCGAGCGCAAGGTCAGCGAGCCGCTGGTCGACATGCGCATGTTCGTCCACCGGCCGGTCCTCATGGCCAACCTGGCCGGCGTCCTCGTCGGGTTCGGCATGTTCGCGAACTTCCTCGGCGTCTCCTACCTGGTCCAGATGCCCGAGGCGATCACCGGGTACGGCTTCGACGCGTCGATCCTGCGCGCGTCCGTCCAGTTCCTGCTGCCCGGCGCGATCGTCTCGCTCCTCGCCTCGCCGATCGGAGGCCAGATCGTCCGCCACCGGGGTCCGCGCACCGCGCTGGGCCTGGCTGCGGCGCTCGGCGCCGTGGGCTTCGGGTGGCTGGCCCTGGACCACGGCCACACCTTCTCGGTGATCGGCGCCGGCCTGATCGTCGGCGCGGCCGTCAGCTTCGGCTACGCGGCCATGCCCGCCGTGATCATGGCGAGCGTCCCGCACCACCAGAGCGGCATCGCCAACGGCATCAACTCGATCTCCCGCTCCACCGGCAGCGCGATCGGCAGTGCCATCGTCACGACGATCCTCGCGTCCCAGACCATCGAGCACCTGCCGCCGGGCGTCCCGGCCCTGCCGGCGGAATCGGGCTTCACGCTCACCTTCGCCATCGGGGCCGTGGCCTTCGGCCTGGTCGCGGTGATCGGCTGGCTCGGCCTGCGGGGGCAGACCCGCCCGCTCGCCGCGCACCCGGCCCCCGGCACCGCCACCGGCGCGACCACGGCACCGGCTTCGGCTTCGGCTTCGGCCGTCGACGCCGCCGCGCCGGAGAAGGCGGACGCCACCGCCTGATCCGTACACACCCGCGCAGCCGGCCGGCTGCACACCGCGCCTGAGCGAGCCCCGGGGGACGGGGCCCGCTCAGGCGCGTCGGCGTCGGCGTCGGCGTCGGCGTCGGCGTCGGCGTCGGCGTCGGCGTCGGCGTCGGCGGCCAACTCCCCCGGCGCCCGGGCGGGTTCCCGGGCAGCGCAACCGGGAGTGCGGGGGCGGGCAGGTGGGGTCAGGCTGGGGGCATGGGTTCTGCGCCGATTCGCGTGCACCGGCTCACCGATCAGGGCGGCCGACGGGTCGCCGTGCGCGACGAGCAGGGGCACGAGCAGCTGCTGGGGATCGCCTACAGCGACGGCGACCTGCTGGAGTTCCTCCGGCGCGCCGGGCTTCCGGACGGGGAGGCCGTCCTCGACGACCCGGACTGGGTGGCCTGGGACGTCGAACAGCCCCACGAGTGGACGGCGCCGTAGCCGCGGTGTGACGTCGCGACGCCGCGCAGATCCACCCGACACCCCCTAGGCTGGTGAGGTCGCCTTGGTCGCCGTACGACAGGAGGCCGTGCCGTGAGGCCAACCCGCATTCGACTGCGTCGGGCCTGCGTGGCCGTCGCGGCCGCCGGTGTTCTGATCGCCCCGCCCGTCGCGGGTTCCGCGTACGGAGCGCCCGCCCCAGCCCCCGCCGCACCCGCCACCCCTTCCCCGGACGGCGATACGGACTTCACCGCACTCACACCGGCCGTCGCGGCACAACTCGACACGGCGATCCGCCAGGTCATGCGCGACGCGAA
It contains:
- a CDS encoding MFS transporter — translated: MSTQSPAAPAAGHRNETVIVFALSLAAMVVSMMQTLPVPILGLIRNDLGTTTANVSWVTTATLLSAAVFTPLLGRFGDQHGKKPTLVAVLGVMVVGSVVAALATSLPLLILGRVLQGAATAIFPLALSVLREEVRPQKLPGAMALVSGTLAFGSGLALVATGLLTSGSGADYRNAFWMATGFAAVALIAVVALVPATRHKTGGRTDFLGALTLGIALLLLLLPISQGHEWGWASGRTLGSFAGAAVMTAVWVLVERKVSEPLVDMRMFVHRPVLMANLAGVLVGFGMFANFLGVSYLVQMPEAITGYGFDASILRASVQFLLPGAIVSLLASPIGGQIVRHRGPRTALGLAAALGAVGFGWLALDHGHTFSVIGAGLIVGAAVSFGYAAMPAVIMASVPHHQSGIANGINSISRSTGSAIGSAIVTTILASQTIEHLPPGVPALPAESGFTLTFAIGAVAFGLVAVIGWLGLRGQTRPLAAHPAPGTATGATTAPASASASAVDAAAPEKADATA